A genomic stretch from Arachis stenosperma cultivar V10309 chromosome 3, arast.V10309.gnm1.PFL2, whole genome shotgun sequence includes:
- the LOC130967348 gene encoding probable calcium-binding protein CML26, producing MATPVTADTNPSSKSNSNLIYLQDMDELKRVFNRFDSNGDGKISVNELNNVLSTLGSGVPPDELQRVMDDLDTDHDGFISLPEFAVFCRSDTTDGGATELRDAFNLYDQDKNGLISSAELHLVLNRLGLKCSVEECHNMIKSVDSDGDGNVNFEEFKQMMNNNRVNGNVNDSVL from the coding sequence ATGGCGACACCCGTCACTGCCGACACAAACCCTAGCTCCAAATCCAACTCTAATCTTATCTACCTCCAGGACATGGACGAGCTTAAAAGAGTCTTCAATCGTTTTGACTCTAACGGCGATGGCAAGATCTCAGTTAATGAGCTCAACAACGTCCTCAGCACCTTAGGCTCTGGTGTTCCACCGGATGAACTACAGCGCGTCATGGACGATCTCGATACCGATCATGATGGTTTCATAAGCCTTCCCGAGTTTGCTGTCTTCTGTCGCTCTGATACCACCGACGGAGGTGCCACTGAGCTCCGGGACGCCTTCAACCTATATGACCAGGATAAGAACGGCCTCATCTCTTCCGCCGAACTACATCTTGTCCTGAACCGCCTGGGTTTGAAGTGCTCTGTGGAGGAATGTCACAACATGATCAAGTCTGTGGATTCTGACGGAGATGGCAACGTGAACTTTGAGGAGTTCAAGCAGATGATGAACAACAACCGCGTAAATGGTAATGTTAATGACTCTGTCCTATAA
- the LOC130967834 gene encoding thaumatin-like protein: MASILRLLFVFLFVFHISVFKASGASIIFYNKCPHPVWPGIQPSSGKPVLARGGFKLPPNKAYSLQLPALWSGRFWGRHGCAFDGSGRGRCATGDCGGSLFCNGIGGTPPATLAEFTLGNEQDFYDVSLVDGYNLPISITPFKGSGKCSYAGCVSDLNMMCPVGLQVRSRDKKRVVACKSACSAFNSPRYCCTGTYGSPQACKPTAYSRIFKTACPKAYSYAYDDPTSIATCTRANYLLTFCPRRR; this comes from the exons ATGGCCTCAATACTGAGACTCCTCTTCGTTTTCCTCTTCGTCTTCCACATTTCAG TGTTCAAGGCTTCAGGGGCATCAATAATATTCTACAACAAGTGCCCCCACCCAGTGTGGCCCGGCATCCAGCCCAGCTCAGGAAAGCCCGTTCTGGCCCGCGGGGGCTTCAAACTCCCACCAAACAAGGCCTACTCCCTCCAACTCCCTGCCCTCTGGTCGGGCCGCTTCTGGGGCCGCCACGGCTGCGCCTTCGACGGCTCCGGACGGGGCCGCTGCGCCACCGGCGACTGCGGCGGGTCCCTGTTCTGCAACGGCATCGGCGGAACTCCGCCGGCGACCCTAGCAGAGTTCACGCTGGGAAACGAGCAGGATTTCTACGACGTGAGCCTGGTGGACGGTTACAACCTTCCAATCTCGATCACACCGTTCAAGGGATCTGGAAAGTGCAGCTACGCTGGGTGCGTGAGCGACCTCAACATGATGTGCCCCGTAGGCCTGCAGGTGCGCTCACGCGACAAGAAGCGCGTGGTGGCCTGCAAGAGTGCCTGCTCCGCCTTCAACTCCCCTCGCTACTGCTGCACGGGTACCTATGGAAGCCCACAGGCCTGCAAGCCCACTGCCtactccaggatcttcaagacCGCATGCCCAAAGGCCTACTCCTACGCTTACGATGACCCCACCAGCATCGCCACTTGCACTCGCGCTAACTACTTGCTCACTTTCTGCCCTCGCCGCCGCTGA